One Catharus ustulatus isolate bCatUst1 chromosome 2, bCatUst1.pri.v2, whole genome shotgun sequence genomic window carries:
- the ATP6AP2 gene encoding renin receptor, whose product MADMGRCGGAGRALGLAALVAAACVAGVCGGEFSILRSPQSVVFRDGSWPIPGERIPDVAALTMGFSVEEDLPWPGLGVGDLFHRPQATVLVTVKGVDKLPVKGVSYPIENAVPFSLDSVANSIHTLFSEETPVVLQLAPSEERVYMVGKANAVFEDLSVTLRQLRNRLFQDSSILNSLPLNSLSRNNEVDLLFLSELQVLHDIASLLSRHKHLAKDHSPDLYSLELSGLEEVGKRYGEDSQQFKDASQILVDSLQKFADEMFNLYGGNAVVEVVAVKEFNSPLSRKSRSILQASQTKKENPYNLAYPYNYNYSVIFNIVLWMMIGLALAVIVISYNLWNMDPGYDSIIYRMTNQKIRMD is encoded by the exons ATGGCGGACATGGGGCggtgcggcggggccggccgggcccTGGGGCTGGCGGCGCTGGTGGCAGCGGCCTGTGTCGCCG GTGTATGTGGTGGTGAATTCAGTATCTTGCGATCACCTCAGTCGGTTGTTTTCCGAGATGGAAGTTGGCCCATTCCGGGCGAGCGGATCCCAGACGTTGCTGCATTGACCATGGGCTTTTCTGTTGAAGAA GACCTCCCCtggcctgggctgggtgtgggTGATCTGTTTCACAGGCCACAAGCCACCGTGCTGGTGACAGTGAAGGGTGTGGACAAGTTGCCTGTGAAAGGGGTTTCTTACCCTATTGAGAAT GCTGTTCCTTTCAGTCTGGACAGTGTTGCAAATTCCATCCATACTCTGTTCTCTGAGGAGACGCCTGTGGTGTTGCAGCTGGCCCCCAGTGAGGAG AGGGTGTACATGGTGGGCAAGGCCAACGCTGTGTTTGAGGATCTCTCTGTCACCCTGCGGCAGCTGCGGAACCGCCTGTTCCAGGACAGCTCCATCCTCAACTCCCTCCCTCTCAACTCCCTCAGCAGGAACAACGAG GTTGACTTGCTTTTTCTGTCAGAACTTCAAGTCCTACATGATATTGCAAGCCTG CTGTCTCGACACAAGCACTTAGCCAAAGATCACTCTCCAGACCTTTATTCCCTGGAACTGTCTGGTTTGGAAGAGGTTGGAAAACGATATGGGGAGGACTCTCAGCAGTTCAAGGATGCTTCTCAAATTCTTGTAGACTCTTTGCAAAAG tttgcaGATGAGATGTTTAATCTGTATGGTGGGAATGCAGTAGTAGAAGTGGTGGCTGTGAAGGAGTTTAACTCTCCCCTCTCAAGGAAGTCTCGCTCCATTCTCCAGGCTTCACAG actaaaaaagaaaatccatatAACCTTGCCTATCCATATAACTACAACTACTCTGTAATCTTCAACATTGTTCTGTGGATGATGATAGGTCTTGCTTTGGCTGTGATAGTTATCTCCTACAACCTCTGGAACATGGATCCTGGCTATGACAGCATTATTTATAGGATGACAAATCAGAAGATAAGAATGGATTGA